The genomic stretch aagaacaagatttctggtggttctgccttcgaatatcaccatcagaaaccatttgcaccctcagatagatgaaatacattaaactggtaacataaatgtacatctgcagggataattaccaagaaaatgaggccaaaatataacgggcaccttcGGCAAGTTATCATCGTGGAATGGCTGATTATGTCCCGTAGCAAAATTTAGccggtctgaaaaatgataaaatacgtatatgtacgcgcaattataacagtatttagcggactctttacgttaaacgataattttcttGCAGATAAATACcatttgatcagcgtatatggcgttttttgatataaaactctgggaatgaattttttcttcggtcctttttcaaggattttccGAACATTAtacgtcatatacataatgttctgatctttagactaaagaatcggggacatgttcagtttgggaaatgctgtacttttccagaataagcgcgtttctattggccctatagtgaggtcggatttctggaaaaagtaaaaaaatatctcccctgatttgcggtggcgtggtggttgCTGTTGAACTTACTGCATGCGTGCAAGATTCCGATGcaataacttttgacaacatctctatggattcaaaccttccctagatgacatgtatattcaggatgctctctccaatttacagtgcatatccatatcgacggactctttgcgaaatctgctatatcggcggtttctttgcgtcgacACCGGCTAgcttttgctataaacagtgcccaggttggtatgggaggcgaagaatcgagctgccatccatgatcataggtatgttgctcaaaaataagtagagcacggaacattaaactgtcttttctatgttttgtagtttactttttaattatcagcgattttgctcgcaactcgatgaaatctgttgatggtgtactgacatggaacactagcccgactttttccacagtctttaaccagtttttgctttgatatcatatatatcaagcgcactatttgtattcattcatCAATATTCtcccaaataataaagataaatatgccgaaatgtaaatggaatttttcaaaacctcttactttcggttttgtcgtcgCACCGacggtctctctgcataccagtcttttttttcttttttgatgcacagacaggctctctgcattacgcacagagaggctctatgCTAATAACTAGCTTATAGCTTAATCAATTTGGTGTgtatatctgactttttatagctgccaacctgtttatagcaaagaatcgccggtgccgaagcaagaaaccgccgataaagcatatttcgcaaagagtccgccgatatggatatgcaccgtgcatgcaattgtgtattaaatttttagttactatttgaaattcaattcatttttatgcaacttgtgtTGACAACACATTTTGATTtacgatttacagctgatttcgagatcaaaatatataattatacataatacaaatgtatacaatcatgaataaggacggtccgaccaagtacatgAATACGCCTTTAAgcttaaaaatgttcttaatagttggtgtaaacagaagtaatctgttcatggttgattttacgaattcaaacaatgagagaaaaaatcttctgccgattattagattagataatatgataattataaaagataaaactgTCAAATTAAATTCCCctaaccaaataagtcataaattcaaactgacgaataagtaatgaattttttactgcctattctatttcaagtaaaacactgttttattattattattattattattttgttgtatagtattaatttttataaataacatatttcttgaaaatattttcttagacatgtgaaaagtatttcatttcagccctgcattttctgaaataatattttagaaataacacctgcacggaaaagatattttaacagatcggaatcgggatctataggatgttgccgcatatttatagattcgcctactgataaacggtagcGATCaccgcaaactgataaagtttctccataataCACATCCGCAACGCTGTCGAGGCACggcgatgaaaaaatcaataatctgtcggcttatcagtggcgttgcaattccttagtagttgctattttcacgcagaatcaagaacacatttttatttgagcgtattgaaactagttactggatttcagaataggtcacatgatcaaaacaagtgtcggtttcagaatcgatcacgtgatcaaatcatgcgtctttattattcttacgcttaggtagatctattataatttatatttataatgcagtttagttttcttcagatactgttgtaaatataaaatgtgtggatctataattgcaaaatgcaatattaaagttatgtttggtaaatactttggaccTTGTTTCCTGTTTGTTGTCAGGATGGTCATAAGCTAGACAATATCACTGGTAGATGgagcggatggaaatatctgggcGTCTGGTAATTGTTTTGCAGTAACTCGATAGAGCCTCGTTACCGGCTAAGCAGGTatcctcgagccagatatttcaatcgcaccttcaaccagtgaatgAATCTTAATTAAAGTGTTGATATTTATTTCTTGGAATCTATGCAAGAATATTTTCTTACTTTCCTCATTGTTTTGATGGTGTTCATATGGATTTATTACCGGTGTATAACCAGTGCAAATAGTTAGACTTCATATTGAATAAACCGTCTTGATGGACAAAAACGTGTTTGTTTCCAGCAAAGTACAACCAAGAGTATATCTAATGAGAACTCCAATTTCTACGAACAAACTTTAAGTAGAATTTGCAACCCAATAATTTTTGTCGGATACTGTAGACTAAAATATTCGCGATGGTTTATATTCGATAATATTCGCGAATGCCACTCGCGAATTCAGAATATTCTTCACTAAGATATGGTTtacataaatatctttttaaaatgtggAAATTCCTGATCAAATTTGTTTAACTTTTCTAGATATTTATATTaactgtgtatgtagagctacattcataattaaatgtcatgcagtaacagtcagTTTTAAAAACATCCAGTTTTAAGAGGAAGTACACACTTTCACTGTGATCTGCTATACATGTAGACAGCGTATTCTATTTTTAGCCTAATGCAcggtactgttaatacacataaaattgTTCATGTATTCCTTTAATCTGCATCAACTCCTTCTAAAAACCAAACAGTCATTTTTCGCGAATTTTCAACACCGCGAATAAGGCTGTTCACCTCGAAATCGCTAAATAAAAACCACGTTGAAACTACCTTGTCTACAGTATAACAATTTTGAATCTGGTTTGCATAACTGAATACtggatattattatttttaggtTTACTAGTATCACAAGAACAGTGAACCATGGGTAGCAGAGCATCATTTCCAGTCGTGCCAATTTCCAATGACCGAGTCTTCATAGTGACGGGAGCAAATACAGGAATTGGGTATGAGATCGCTAAATGGTGCGCCATTATGGCCGCTACGGTAATCCTAGCTTGCCGGTCAGAGGATCGAGCCAGGTAAGCCATGGAAACTATGCAAGAGgagtttaaaactgaaaaaacaaaaggAACTAAGGGTATAACTGAAAGTCCGAATCTTGCAATTGAATTCATGAAACTGGACCTTGCATCGTTTCATTCTGTGGTAGAATTTTGTGAAGAATTTAAGAAAAGATTTCGTCAGCTTCATGTGTTGTTTTGTAATGCTGGTCTTGGATTTGGTCCATATAAACAAAGTGGAGACGGACTTGAAATGATGTTGCAGGTGAATTACCTGAGTCATTTCATCATAATTGCAAAATTCATTTCAATAATGCGACAGTCTGGACCTGATTGCCGTATAATACTGATGTCCAGTAAAGCTCACGAGTTTGGGAATTTTGACGTCACAACAATGAATTACACGGGCACTGCCAGAAAGTTTTCTGGTTTGGATTACTACGGACAATCAAAGCTTTACCAAATCATGCAAACATTTGCAATGTCACGGCGACTTAAAAATTCGAACATTACGATAAACTGCATGCATCCAGGGATTGTTGAAACGGAGTTGTGGCGTGAGATGGACTCCTGCATTGTAAAATGTCTTATAGGATTCTCTCGTAAGTGTGGTACTCTGAGAACATCCTTAGAAGGGGCAACTACAGGCTTGACCTAGCTACTAACCCTAAACATACAGGGGTTTCGGGACATTATTGGATAGACTGTAAAATCGTTACGTCAAGAATGACGTCACGTAATGAAGGGAAACAGGAGGCATTGTGGAAAGCAACATTTCCATTTATAGAACAGTACCTTACAGAAACGGAATTTGCTGAACTGGAACAAGAGTGATTTCCCCCGTGTTTTAATGGAATAATTTCCTAGAAACTATTTCGTggttttcaaaaatacaactgtATGTTGAAATAGAATGATAGACTACATCAAACTAAATTCAATGTTTTCGTCGATTTATTTTGCAAACACATAAAACAGTTCTTTTGAACAATTTCTATCTTAGTGAAAAACTGCCGAAATTGTGATTAATTGCATGCACATAAAAATTATTCGACCCTAAATATTATGACgctaaaacaaatatataaatattaaaggaTATTTGTAAGCTCTCAGACGTCCTGACGTTAAGGATATACAAgcgttttttcaggatatccgccattttttaaaaaagtttcttccaacatttctttctaaaaatacgacaaaaattaatgctaaataattagaatatggctaattatgtaccatttaaccaaaatATTCAACTTGTTGCACAAAAATTCCCCTTATTTTTGgatggcatttgcctaaaattgatgaATGATGTCGGGGGGTTAGGGGccggtaatttcaaataaatcaggtttggttctgatatttttctgactgatatatataatgttttattatctaggaagtataaattaaaacaaaaagaattaaaaatatcaaaattcaccagattttacttttttctaaatatatctcttaGATACACAATGACTcgaacttttttctttccattttgaagcatttttttgtgtgtcattaaagcagcaaaatatttttaaaatcttaacagcAGATTTTATTTGTACTAAAAACGTTTAttccattgaaaaaaaactacaaaaaaaactgGGTAGGGTATTTATGCCaaggtaaaaatgaaagagatttgtcaGTGACATTTATCCTTATCTAATACTGATATAACTTTGTATTCATTGTAACATGTAAGACTTGAAATTCCTATAACATTAGGtggaatattatatgttttataaagtatccccatattttcaattttacttatttCAGAAATGCTGAAACGGTGGGTAAAGAAAAtggcttttaaaataaaaagaatgcggtcacctgtgctttttctgcgcttatttgtcttagaaactaaaaCTGATCTTAAAGcccacagagtatgaaaaaaaatcttaactgtAGAAATCATTTCATCCTACATCCTTAAGAGTGACGTTGTGCGAGCAAAATTGCTCAAATCGTTTTTAAGCCTTTGAGAAATTATGaagttaaaagaaaatgtttagttTTTACATTTAAGATTTGAGTGTTTACGATTTAAGATTTTAAGATTGAAGataattaagataaaaaataGCCATCAATTAAACACCAGCTGTTGCATTCTGGCTTGTGGCCACgttacataattataaataaaagctgctcttttgtttttctgtaatttcTTGCAGACAGTATGCAATCAGTTCTCATTTGACAAGACCGGCAACCATTTTACAATTGTTGGAAAGGTAATTTAGAAAATcagcaaaatatgtaaaattctaaAGATATTTGTCATAATTTATATACTCGTACATGCGAGTATTAGATATGTATGTATAAACAGAGAATTGTTGGGCTAGTTTTCATAAAGACTGACGCTATCAATGATGGCCAGGGGAGATAAGTTTCCAAGTAAATTCGAAATGGGAGTCATGCATACTGTTGAGATTTAGTCGTCAGTTTAAATCATATCAGATAGTTATTTATTCTCCAGAAGTTACGAAGTGAAGTGCGCATATTGTGACTTACTCTGCACAGTGCATTATTCTGTGAGAAAAAGGACAGTCCAAGAGCAGCATTATGGGTAAACTTGTCAAAGATGCTAGTGGTAAAACAATTTGAAGTATTGTGTAGCCTTTCTCCAGAGTAACAATTGCTAGAAATGTTCAGCGGCTTTGTTTTCTTAATTTAAGTATCATACTTTAAAGATATCCTGACTTGTGTTCATAACATGACATCTAATTGAGTGTATGATATATGAGTATTAAACTGTCGTATAATATTCTTTAGCAGTTAGGTAAAATCTTAAGTAACTTGAACATTATTCACGTTGATGAGAAAAAACATACATCATAATTGACTAGCATCAGAGCATGTAAATAATATTAActgattatatatataatattgacaTCGATGCTGTTATTTACGACCAatgtattaatataattatattgtgaCTCTGATATGTTGGATTTTTCCAGTAAAGTGTGTATGATTTCCAGTAGTGTGTATGATATGTTGTTTCTGTCCAATAAAGTGTGTATGATATGCTGTTTTTTTCAGTAAAGTGTGTATGATATGTTGGGTTCTTCCAGTAAAGTGTGTATGATTTCCAGTAGTGTGTATGATATGTTGTTTCTGTTCAGTAAAGTGTGTATGATATGCTGTTTTTTCAGTAAAGTATGTATGATATGTTGGGTTCTTCCAGTAAAGTGTGTATGATATGCTGGGGTTTCCAGTAAAGTGTGGTTTTCTATCACATTCATTCATAAGTATTTATCACCACAGAGGATACATATATCGCATAGTGTTTTCACCGGTGTTGGAAATCTCCATATAACAGCAAGATGTCCCGTGTGCtttcaatatttatgtaaagCAAGACTTAGTCATAACTTGATAGTTGTGTTTGTTCTTGTAATTCAGTTTTCGACTAGTAACGTAACAATTCGAGAAGTACATAAAGATcctataaattcatttaaaagaaagaaaataaaacgttGTTGGAAATTTTAGATTATTATCGAAATAGCTACCTAGTATCTCGTGCAAGTTCATAGCAATAACGATTAATTTTACGTTTAAACATTTTCAGGATTTAAATATGATTCTTTTTTGCTGCAGTGTTTCCAGAAAAATACGCACATTTCATGAGAATATTATCGTGATATCTACCTTGCTATCTCGTGACAGAAATATGCTTCCATAAAATTTCGTAAATGTAGGTCACACTTTCgacaaaaaagttttattctaaatttatttcatttgaaatatatcttAACAGTTGACATCTGGCGTAGATGTTTAGTACTAAAGTGTCTAAATTTTCATTACGAAACGCCAgttacttaacccttatcatgctggacacgattggttctgcctttgtgaccagtgcagatcatgatctgcactgttcgccattcagtcagtatctttttggtaagcaacccttttaagagttaatggtactgtcaaaattaaaaggtggacaagttcattattaaaATTCAGCCGGGTAAGGATTAAAGACAGCTTTGTCTTGTTACAGGGTGCCGCTCTATTATTTTACACTAAACTTACTAGTATATCAGTTGATATTATTACCATTCAGTTTTCAAcactttctttttgttgtttacaACATCTTACACTTATTTTCATCCCCGCCCCAATCCCCCGATCATTTTTCAATTCCATATAAACGCTGTTGAAATGAATATGTTCAAATATTCTCACCAGTTGTGAAATAGTTTGTACTTTTAAAGATATGCCCttctttcatttcaatatcttatCTTTAGATTTTTACTTCAAAATCCTCATCAATGTTTTgaactttataaaatattttaattaattgtGTATGAAGAGCTACATTTATAATGAAATGTCATAGAGTAACAGTCAATTGCTAGAATAACTTCAAGTTGATTGATGGTTTTCATATTTATACTCATTTAGCTAAACATaatatgtacaatttatttcaaaacttatgTACAGTAGTgtttatacacataaacttgttaatcatTGTACATTTTCAAGCATGAATCTCGAACTAATAAATAGTTTACAAATATTGTCGAAAAACTCCTgttaaacaaacaagagggccaaggtggccctaggtcgctcgcctgagtaacacaccataacagggtaaacatgttttacctagtgatttcatggagacaaatattctgaccaattgtcataaagaatggaccaaaaaacgtggcctcttgagtgtaaacaagcaatttctttgatttgacctagcgacctagtattttactccacatgacccaggttcgaacttatccaaaatttataaaaacaaacattttgacaaaatttcgggaagattgaagcaaaaaaaaaatggccccTAGAGTGTATTCAAggatttcattttgatttgacctagtgacctagtatttgatccCACgcgacccagatttgaaatcaaaccaagactttatgataacaaactttCTGACTAAATTTATGAAGTCAGAATCAAAATTGTGACCCCCAAggatgtaaacaagctttttcctttgattcgacttggtgacctagtttttgaccccacacaacCCAAATAAAAATTCCTCCGAGATTTCatgcaaacaaacattctgacaaagttccatgcacatcaaatgaaaaatgcaggtGAACTAgctttttaccccagatgattCGGATTCGACCTTTGGCAAAttatcatcaagatcatcattttgaccaagtctcatgaagataggatcataaacgtggcctctggtgttttatcaaacttttcctttgatttgaccgggtggcctagtttttgatcctatatgacccagatttgaacttgtcctAAAGGTTATCAAGATAGTTATTCTGACCAATCtctcatgaatttcaaacttaattTGTGGTCTCTAaagactttcctttgatctggcatagtgacctagtttttgaccccacatgacccagtttcaaacttaacctacaGATCTTCGAGACTAACATTCTgtccaagcttcataaagattgagtcgcaactgtggcctctagtgtacacaatctttccctttgatctggtctactgacctagttttggaccccattTTACTAAGTTTCGAAtgtaacctaaagatcatcaagacaaacattctgaccaagtttcataaagactgagtcacatctgtagcctctagagtgttcacaagcatttcctttgatttgactgtgtgatctagtttttgaccccacatgacccagataaaacttgatctagagatcatgaagacaaacattctgaccaagattgagtcacaactgtggcctctagtgtacacaagcttttacttttaatctggccttctgacctagGTTTGGATCCCATATtaccgagtttcaaacttgacctaaagatcatcaagatcactctggccaagtttcataaagattgaatcaaaactgtggcctctagtttGTCCACAAAcgtttccttcgatttgaccgggtgaactagtttttgacccccacataaccaagattcgaacttgtcctagagatcatcaaggcaaactttctgaccaagtttcataatgatttggtcacaactgtggcctctagagtgttcacagggcagatgttgacggatgacgcacgacgcaagacggacgccggacaacgACCGGTCACATTAcctcatcttgagcacttcgtgctcatgtGAGATAAAATGTATTAAGCATTAAAATTACTATAATCTTGCCAAAGCAAATGCAACCTAGGTATTCATATTACATTCGGCATTTTGACACATATATTACCGTTTGATAGAAGTTGCCTTCCGGAAATAACATGatacagtggaacctgtctaatcGAACAGCTCGGACCAGAAAAAAGTTGGATTAGAGTGTTTTCGATTAGAAGGTTTCTATTTTGAGCAAAAAGTTATGCTGTTTTTACACTTAAGTGTATATCATATTTGTGAACAGACTGATAAGACATAATTAAACTATAAGCAACATTTAGATTGGTTTAGTGAAATGTcagttttcatgttaaatttaacACCCCAACATCACTTataaacatctttttcaacacTCCTACATTCCCAGATTGTAACTAAAAggagaatattttacttgtccgaCTATTGTGATGATCCGATTTAGTATTACTTTCAGTAAATCAATTTCctgttttaaatgaacaaattggCAAAAATATGTGAGGAAGGTACAGGACAAACAAATTAATATGGATATATTACATCGTCAGTACCTATTGCACATAAATGTATTCTTAAACATTTCTGTTCAAACAATTAAACTTCTTGTTCATGTAACTTTCGAACCTGATCTAATTGCATGCATCTACAAACTAAAAATCTGACATGACTTGTGATTACCACAAAGATTAATACAAATGTAGTTAAAATTGTAAACGgtcttaaaaatgttaaaagtgagCAAGATTTACACCAGAAACATTGACTAAGGTTCGGATTAGAAAGGTAGAGTTTAATGTAATTAGATAAAACAAATCTCAAAAGTTTGTTCGCTTTTCGGAGTAGAGAGGTTTCGGATTACAAGggtatttttataataaagaatGAATAAGAAAAATCGGGACCAAATAATTCGTTCAGTTTAGagaggttttcggattagaggggttcaGATTAGGGAGGTTCCACTGTAGTATTAATGAAATTGGAGGAAAAAGTTATTGAGATTTTAATAGTTATGATATATCTGTTAATCATCAATGAAGTGTGCTCCCTCCACCTGATCCCCATCCCGAAACCTTCAATTTATCAGTGCGTTCATTAGTAACAGGTAGTGTAACTGTTATATAACAATGCATAATTTTCGGGATGGGATGGAGTTGCAAATCGATTGGGAGAGCAAACAAAtttgacaatatatatataatattccaTTGATATCACTTTTGTctgtaaatataataaacatatgacagttagagcatcaagataaactaTATTTGTCAAAAAGgtttgttataaaatttaatacttgcCTATGCTATCTATAAATCGAAATCGCCTTGTTTTTCTATTTACTTTAACTGCTTTTCTTTATGCTTCCAATTTGCCACTTGGATCCCTCTAATTGACACTCTGTCCCTCCAATTTGATCTCTATGTCCCCCAAGTTGTGTTCTTGAATCTATGGCCCTTTGATCTGATCAATatgcccccaccccaccccccagtTGGCTCCATGACTCTGTGTCTCTACAATTTGTTCTCCATGTCTCCCAAGTTGTCTTCTTGAATACATGGCCCTATAATTTGATCTCTATGTCCCACCCCCAGTTGGCTCCTTGACTCTGTGTCTCTACAATTTGATCTCTATGTCTAACAAGTGGGCTCCTCGACTTTGTGGCCTTATTATTTAATCTCTATGTCCATCTAGTTGGCTCTCTAATTCCCTCAAATTTAATCTCTACATTCCTCTAAATGTTATTCAATGGACGAACATTTTACTTAGATATCTGTAATATCCCCGTTCTTCTGTTTGTATAAGTATCTGATACACGGACTCTTAAAAATATCCGGATTCCTTTTCCTTTACGTATTTACGAAATATATAGcaaaaaacaaatgatttattGTCGTACAATCCTAACTGAGTAAAAATATCAtatatgcactttttatgctttaaacatggtcagtgatgttagaagctctaaaggcataacccctattttgtattattttcttgatacaaaaataatttacgaaaagtcccacttaataaaaaaaatcccccccccccccccccccccccccaaaaaaaaaaaaaaaaaaaaaaaataacgacctacctaccctaattgttttgagcatgttaccgaaaacaaAGACTTCTTTTACGCCTAACATGCATTTAAGTGGTCACCTGTATATTGCGTGGCCCTGCTTAGAACTCTCACCTGGTCCGACCGTTATATTTCCTTATATACATAATAAGCATAATTAAGCAGATGTCCTACTTCGAACACCTGATTTTAGTGGTCACCTGTCTATAGTGGCCACTTTCAGTCAGTCCCTTCGATGACCGCTATAAACAGGTTAAGCTGTACTCGTTCGTTGTTGATGAATACCAGATGAACGTGttatatcaaattcttt from Mercenaria mercenaria strain notata chromosome 16, MADL_Memer_1, whole genome shotgun sequence encodes the following:
- the LOC123540101 gene encoding retinol dehydrogenase 14-like, which gives rise to METMQEEFKTEKTKGTKGITESPNLAIEFMKLDLASFHSVVEFCEEFKKRFRQLHVLFCNAGLGFGPYKQSGDGLEMMLQVNYLSHFIIIAKFISIMRQSGPDCRIILMSSKAHEFGNFDVTTMNYTGTARKFSGLDYYGQSKLYQIMQTFAMSRRLKNSNITINCMHPGIVETELWREMDSCIVKCLIGFSRKCGTLRTSLEGATTGLT